The proteins below come from a single bacterium BMS3Abin14 genomic window:
- the kinE_5 gene encoding sporulation kinase E: protein MVPQGPVGRAMISRDGFALKVLKHMKSALVVIDREGSVLVLNRSARKILSLGNEDIAIGKSCRDVFAAYPYLSDLLMTSFDIHTLPDRAELELKGRPAGDRKVVGYTLSPVYGDDGERLGTALFFKDLTEVERQETKERIRDRLVSLGEMAAWLAHEIRNPLAAIEVSAGLLLKDEKDPSRTESVRDILSEVKRLNTIITQTLDFVRSRPLNLQYCDLNAVLTDTLNECLQGRNDIEISLTLNDIGPVLLDTPQISHALGNIIVNSCEAMPDGGTLSVSIYTVPSEAGGQVPETFTNHVVREMENIVVEIADTGVGIPEDVIGKVFTPFFTTKNGGTGIGMSLAQKVVTEHWGILDIESAYGKGTKFKVILPKFTSVEG from the coding sequence ATGGTTCCGCAAGGCCCGGTGGGCCGGGCAATGATCTCCCGCGACGGTTTCGCGCTGAAAGTCCTGAAGCACATGAAGAGCGCGCTCGTCGTCATTGACAGGGAGGGAAGTGTGCTTGTCCTGAACCGGTCTGCAAGAAAAATCCTCTCCCTCGGCAACGAGGACATCGCAATAGGGAAAAGCTGCAGAGATGTCTTTGCGGCCTACCCGTATCTTTCGGATCTGCTCATGACCTCCTTCGACATCCACACTCTGCCGGATCGAGCCGAGCTGGAATTGAAGGGGCGGCCTGCCGGAGACCGGAAGGTTGTAGGGTACACCCTTTCCCCGGTTTACGGGGACGATGGTGAACGGCTGGGAACGGCCCTGTTCTTCAAGGATCTTACTGAGGTTGAACGCCAGGAAACGAAGGAACGGATCAGGGATCGCCTTGTATCCCTGGGTGAGATGGCTGCCTGGCTCGCGCATGAGATACGCAACCCTCTTGCCGCCATCGAGGTATCCGCCGGCCTCCTTTTGAAGGATGAGAAGGATCCATCACGCACGGAATCCGTACGGGATATCCTTTCGGAAGTTAAAAGGCTCAATACGATTATTACCCAGACCCTGGATTTCGTCCGATCCAGGCCTTTGAACCTGCAGTACTGTGATCTCAACGCGGTGCTCACCGACACCCTGAATGAATGCCTCCAGGGCAGGAATGACATCGAAATTTCGCTCACATTGAACGATATCGGCCCCGTGCTCCTTGACACACCCCAGATCTCCCATGCGCTGGGAAACATCATTGTCAACTCCTGTGAGGCGATGCCCGATGGAGGTACATTGAGCGTGTCCATATACACAGTGCCTTCGGAAGCGGGAGGTCAGGTTCCCGAAACTTTCACGAATCATGTCGTACGGGAAATGGAGAACATCGTGGTGGAGATAGCCGATACGGGTGTCGGAATCCCGGAGGATGTGATCGGCAAGGTCTTCACCCCTTTCTTTACTACAAAAAACGGTGGAACGGGGATCGGCATGTCCCTTGCCCAGAAAGTGGTTACGGAGCACTGGGGTATTCTGGACATTGAAAGCGCCTATGGAAAAGGGACCAAATTCAAGGTTATACTACCCAAATTCACATCTGTGGAGGGTTAG
- the zraR_14 gene encoding transcriptional regulatory protein ZraR: MGRFLIVEDQAVLRKGIVKVFIADGHNVDEAADGETALQLLSRWNYDVVITDLKLPGISGMEVLKHSKANAPATDVLIMTAYGTIETAIEAMKLGAFDFLQKPFGIPELEMRVEKALQQRMLKNEVDYLRHERDIVYRIEDFIGESPAIKKVYRDVSRVAPSSTNVLITGETGTGKELIAGAIHYNSPRAKNSFIKVNCAAIPENLLESELFGHEKGAFTGAVNQRIGRFEQANGGSILLDEIGDMSPLIQAKILRVIQDRQFERLGGNAVITSDVRIIAATNKDLAREMEIGTFREDLFYRLNVVHIPLPSLRERQGDIPLLTDFFIKRFNGELKRDVKGVGEQAMKTMLSYTWPGNVRELENALERAVLMSDGDYLDVSDINISAPVMPFRDVHTPGTSPLDLKDLEKEAVLEALRKTDYVQKDAAEVLGISKRVMHYKIQQFGIKHPRWIKNR; this comes from the coding sequence GTGGGCAGGTTTCTGATAGTGGAAGACCAGGCGGTGCTTCGCAAGGGCATCGTCAAGGTGTTTATTGCCGATGGTCACAATGTGGACGAGGCGGCAGATGGTGAGACAGCACTTCAATTGCTGTCCCGGTGGAATTACGATGTGGTGATCACGGACCTTAAACTTCCCGGGATCAGCGGGATGGAGGTCCTGAAGCATTCGAAGGCCAACGCTCCGGCCACCGACGTGTTGATCATGACCGCCTACGGGACCATCGAAACAGCCATCGAGGCCATGAAACTTGGGGCCTTTGATTTCCTGCAGAAGCCGTTCGGCATACCGGAGCTGGAAATGCGCGTTGAAAAGGCTCTGCAGCAGAGAATGCTGAAAAACGAGGTGGATTATCTGCGTCATGAGAGGGATATCGTCTACAGGATTGAGGACTTTATCGGGGAGAGCCCGGCCATAAAGAAAGTTTACCGCGATGTATCCAGGGTGGCTCCATCCTCAACCAACGTCCTTATCACCGGTGAGACCGGGACCGGAAAAGAACTTATCGCCGGGGCGATCCATTACAACAGCCCAAGGGCAAAAAACAGCTTTATCAAGGTTAACTGCGCTGCCATCCCGGAAAACCTTCTTGAGAGCGAGCTGTTCGGCCATGAAAAGGGGGCGTTCACAGGTGCTGTCAACCAGAGAATAGGGCGTTTTGAACAGGCGAACGGCGGGAGTATCCTCCTGGACGAGATCGGGGACATGAGCCCCCTTATTCAGGCCAAGATACTCCGTGTGATCCAGGACCGGCAGTTTGAAAGGCTCGGAGGCAATGCGGTCATTACGTCGGATGTGAGGATCATAGCGGCTACCAACAAGGACCTCGCCAGGGAGATGGAGATAGGTACATTCAGAGAGGATCTGTTTTACCGTTTGAATGTCGTTCACATCCCTCTTCCCTCCCTCAGGGAACGGCAGGGGGATATCCCCCTGCTCACGGATTTCTTTATCAAGCGCTTTAACGGGGAATTAAAGAGGGATGTCAAGGGTGTCGGTGAGCAGGCCATGAAGACCATGCTCAGCTACACATGGCCGGGAAACGTCCGGGAGCTGGAAAATGCACTTGAGCGAGCGGTTCTCATGTCTGACGGTGACTATCTGGATGTGTCGGACATTAATATCTCCGCCCCTGTCATGCCATTCAGGGATGTTCATACCCCCGGCACCTCCCCGCTCGATCTCAAGGACCTGGAAAAGGAGGCGGTCCTGGAGGCCCTGAGAAAGACTGACTATGTCCAGAAGGACGCCGCAGAGGTCCTCGGAATCTCAAAGAGGGTCATGCACTACAAAATCCAGCAGTTCGGCATCAAGCATCCCCGATGGATCAAAAACCGATAA
- the zraR_15 gene encoding transcriptional regulatory protein ZraR, with amino-acid sequence MVLVVEDDLDFRELVAGVLSENGYRVDEAPDGETALQLIGNTKYDVIICDVKLPGISGMDVLREAKSQSPDTEVLIMTSYGSVDSAVKSMKMGGFDYLQKPFGLAELEMRVEKAVRHRMLCNEVSYLRHERDIIYRFEDIIGRSHSTREFLEEAERAAMVDGPVLLYGEPGTGRKLIAGAIHYNSERHSGGFVRVNSAGMRERYLAGDLFGHVRGAFDGAGRARTGRFEQANDGTILLEEISHVSLDNQDRILEFLETGKLLRIGHSKSISLDVRLIVTSSTDLGKKVREGGFREELYSLISATTIRVPPLRSRKEDIPLLAEYFLRSLPKELMKQDVVSISSSAFVKLTEYPWPGNIRELKNVIERSVLTGTGEIIEASDIQLPDENVASSGYSGLILKEMEKAAVVDALRRANFVQKDAAKILGITKRVMHYKIQQFGIKHPRWIKNR; translated from the coding sequence ATGGTGCTGGTAGTAGAGGATGATCTTGATTTCAGGGAACTTGTGGCTGGAGTTCTGTCGGAAAACGGGTACAGGGTTGACGAGGCGCCTGACGGTGAGACGGCCCTCCAGCTGATCGGCAATACAAAGTATGACGTCATTATCTGTGACGTAAAGCTCCCGGGGATTTCCGGCATGGATGTGCTCCGGGAGGCCAAATCCCAGTCGCCAGACACTGAAGTCCTCATAATGACCAGTTACGGATCAGTGGACAGCGCCGTAAAATCCATGAAGATGGGCGGGTTCGATTATCTTCAGAAACCGTTTGGCCTTGCTGAACTTGAGATGAGGGTAGAAAAGGCGGTTCGCCACAGGATGCTCTGCAATGAGGTCTCCTATCTCAGGCACGAGCGTGACATCATATACCGGTTTGAGGACATCATCGGAAGGAGCCACTCGACCAGGGAGTTCCTGGAGGAGGCTGAACGCGCTGCGATGGTGGACGGCCCGGTCCTTCTTTACGGAGAGCCGGGAACCGGTCGAAAACTCATTGCGGGGGCGATCCATTACAACAGCGAACGTCATAGCGGGGGTTTTGTGCGTGTCAACAGCGCCGGCATGCGGGAAAGATACCTTGCCGGCGACCTCTTCGGCCACGTACGGGGCGCTTTTGACGGCGCCGGCCGCGCCAGGACCGGGCGTTTCGAACAGGCCAATGACGGCACCATCCTCCTCGAGGAAATCTCCCATGTTTCCCTTGACAACCAGGACCGTATTCTCGAGTTTCTTGAAACCGGAAAACTCCTTCGGATCGGACACTCGAAGTCCATTTCACTTGACGTCCGCCTTATTGTCACATCAAGCACGGACCTTGGAAAGAAGGTGCGCGAAGGGGGGTTCCGCGAGGAACTGTATTCATTGATATCTGCCACCACCATTCGGGTTCCCCCATTGAGAAGTCGAAAGGAAGACATTCCCCTCCTTGCCGAATATTTTTTGAGATCTCTTCCAAAAGAGCTTATGAAACAGGATGTTGTCAGTATCTCCTCCTCAGCTTTCGTGAAGCTCACAGAGTATCCATGGCCCGGGAATATCAGGGAATTGAAGAACGTTATCGAACGTTCCGTTCTGACCGGCACCGGGGAGATAATTGAGGCGTCGGACATCCAGCTGCCCGATGAGAATGTGGCTTCCTCAGGATACTCGGGACTGATTCTGAAAGAAATGGAGAAAGCCGCCGTTGTGGACGCACTGAGGAGAGCAAACTTCGTTCAGAAGGACGCCGCAAAGATACTGGGCATCACAAAAAGGGTGATGCACTACAAGATCCAACAGTTCGGGATCAAGCATCCCCGGTGGATTAAGAACAGATAA
- the tuaD gene encoding UDP-glucose 6-dehydrogenase TuaD yields the protein MHITVIGTGYVGLVTGTCFAEFGVDVTCVDNDPEKVSMLKKGKIPIYEPGLEEMVRKNTDEGRLHFSTNIVDGIEESLVIFIAVGTPPREDGSADLTYVEDVAGSIGKNMNDYKVIVTKSTVPVGTGERIREIISGYRPDNDFDVASNPEFLREGSAIEDFMRPDRIVIGAESSQAKAILKDLYKPLYLIETPFVITNVVTAELIKYASNAFLATKISFINEMGNICEAIGGDVNVIARAMGLDGRIGPKFLHAGPGYGGSCFPKDTSALTRIAREVGEPTGIVESVIRVNEKQKMRAFEKVLHASGGSLMGKTVALLGLAFKPNTDDFRDAPAEVIIRGITGGGGNVKAYDPAAMGQARDVLGDDGIKYCKNAYDAVEDADVMVIVTEWNQFRLLNLARCMELMKEPVLVDLRNVCDPNLTREMGFKYISVGRP from the coding sequence ATGCACATTACAGTTATCGGAACCGGGTACGTCGGGCTGGTGACAGGAACCTGTTTCGCCGAGTTCGGGGTTGATGTTACCTGCGTGGACAACGATCCGGAGAAGGTCTCCATGCTCAAGAAAGGCAAGATCCCCATTTACGAGCCCGGGCTCGAGGAGATGGTGAGGAAAAATACTGATGAGGGGAGGCTGCACTTTTCCACCAATATCGTTGATGGAATTGAAGAATCCCTGGTTATCTTCATCGCTGTCGGAACGCCACCCCGGGAGGATGGAAGCGCCGATCTGACCTATGTGGAGGATGTGGCCGGCAGCATCGGGAAGAACATGAACGATTACAAGGTGATCGTTACCAAGAGCACAGTTCCGGTGGGAACAGGAGAGAGGATTCGGGAGATCATTTCCGGCTACAGGCCGGACAACGATTTTGATGTCGCCTCGAACCCGGAATTCCTGCGGGAGGGATCAGCTATCGAGGATTTCATGCGGCCTGACCGTATCGTTATCGGGGCGGAAAGTTCCCAGGCCAAGGCCATTCTCAAGGACCTGTACAAGCCCCTGTATCTCATCGAAACGCCCTTTGTGATAACCAACGTCGTTACGGCCGAACTTATAAAATACGCCTCCAACGCCTTTCTGGCCACCAAGATCTCCTTTATTAACGAGATGGGAAATATCTGCGAGGCCATTGGAGGCGATGTCAACGTTATTGCCAGAGCCATGGGGCTTGATGGACGGATCGGCCCGAAATTTCTTCATGCCGGACCGGGCTACGGGGGGTCCTGCTTTCCCAAGGACACCAGCGCCCTGACGCGGATCGCCAGGGAGGTGGGAGAGCCGACCGGAATCGTGGAATCGGTGATCAGGGTCAATGAGAAGCAGAAGATGAGAGCATTTGAGAAAGTCCTGCATGCCTCCGGCGGCTCGCTCATGGGAAAAACGGTCGCCCTTCTCGGCCTGGCGTTCAAACCCAATACCGACGATTTTCGGGATGCCCCCGCCGAGGTAATTATTCGGGGGATCACAGGTGGAGGCGGGAACGTGAAAGCATACGATCCCGCGGCCATGGGACAGGCAAGGGATGTCCTCGGCGACGATGGGATAAAATACTGCAAAAATGCCTATGATGCCGTTGAGGATGCCGATGTGATGGTAATCGTCACCGAGTGGAATCAATTTCGTCTCCTGAACCTGGCCAGGTGCATGGAACTTATGAAGGAGCCTGTCCTCGTTGATCTCCGAAATGTCTGCGACCCGAATCTCACACGGGAGATGGGGTTTAAATACATATCCGTTGGAAGACCGTAA